A portion of the Krasilnikovia cinnamomea genome contains these proteins:
- a CDS encoding FitA-like ribbon-helix-helix domain-containing protein: MAALSIRDLDDAVKEKLRLRAARNGRSMEAEIRAILTTAVTDDAPRTDLFSALTDRFAQLGGADFDLPPRTTPPRAASLPE, translated from the coding sequence ATGGCGGCTCTCAGCATCAGAGATCTCGACGATGCGGTGAAGGAGAAGCTACGTCTTCGCGCCGCCCGCAACGGCCGTTCCATGGAGGCCGAGATACGCGCCATCCTGACCACTGCCGTCACCGATGACGCACCACGAACCGATCTGTTCAGCGCTCTCACGGACCGGTTCGCCCAGCTCGGCGGCGCCGACTTCGACCTGCCGCCGCGTACCACCCCGCCCCGGGCTGCGAGTCTGCCGGAGTGA
- the istA gene encoding IS21 family transposase: protein MEILEAYDLTRCAYSAGQLAGCDPKTVQRYVAVRDAGGDPFVRVGRPKLIDAFLPKVEELVDRSQGKIRADRVHERLVAMGFTGTERTTRRAVRAAKDAWRAGRRRTYRPWVPEPGLWLQFDWGDGPRIDGRRTSLFCAWLAWSRFRVVIPTWDQTLGTLVSCVDAALRRIGGAPTYLLGDNAKTVTVEHVAGVPVRHPVIVAAGRHYGCKVESCEPFDPETKGGVEATVKIAKQDLVPTSANLRGQYTSFTELVVAADEWCDHVNARPHRETGVAPVERLAVERELLHVLPADPHAAALGEERLVNDDQTVRFGSVRYSTPPGHVGSRVWCRVVGDELAIAAMTGTGVAEIARHRLSTPGHPRIADEHYPGHPGGNGPRPPRPRARTRQEAAFLALGAGAHDWLVEAAASGATRVRAKMARAVELAAIVGADRVDHALGLAAAAGRFAEHDLAAILDHLSCAGDPADVVVADEAHSAQPGTGPWTGFGA from the coding sequence ATGGAAATCTTGGAGGCGTACGACCTGACCCGCTGCGCGTACTCAGCGGGGCAGTTGGCCGGCTGTGATCCGAAGACGGTGCAGCGGTATGTGGCGGTGCGCGACGCCGGCGGGGACCCGTTCGTGCGGGTAGGGCGGCCGAAGTTGATCGATGCGTTCCTGCCGAAGGTCGAGGAGTTGGTGGACCGGTCGCAGGGAAAGATTCGGGCGGATCGGGTGCATGAGCGGCTGGTGGCGATGGGGTTCACCGGCACCGAGCGGACCACGCGGCGGGCGGTGCGGGCGGCCAAGGACGCGTGGCGGGCCGGGCGGCGGCGCACGTATCGGCCGTGGGTGCCCGAGCCGGGGCTGTGGCTGCAGTTCGACTGGGGCGACGGGCCGCGCATCGACGGGCGGCGCACGAGTCTGTTCTGCGCGTGGCTGGCCTGGTCCCGGTTCCGGGTGGTCATCCCGACCTGGGATCAGACGTTGGGCACCCTGGTGTCGTGTGTGGACGCCGCGCTGCGGCGCATCGGCGGCGCGCCAACGTATCTGCTCGGCGACAACGCGAAGACCGTGACGGTGGAGCACGTGGCCGGGGTGCCGGTGCGGCACCCGGTGATCGTGGCGGCGGGCCGGCACTACGGCTGCAAGGTGGAGTCGTGTGAGCCGTTCGACCCGGAGACCAAGGGCGGCGTGGAGGCCACCGTGAAGATCGCCAAGCAGGATCTGGTGCCCACGTCGGCGAATCTGCGCGGCCAGTACACCAGCTTCACGGAGCTGGTAGTTGCCGCGGACGAGTGGTGTGATCACGTCAACGCCCGGCCGCATCGGGAGACCGGGGTGGCGCCGGTCGAGCGGCTGGCCGTCGAGCGGGAGCTGCTGCATGTGCTGCCGGCCGACCCGCACGCCGCCGCGTTGGGCGAAGAGCGGCTGGTCAACGACGACCAGACGGTGCGGTTCGGGTCGGTGCGGTACTCCACCCCGCCGGGGCACGTCGGGTCGCGGGTGTGGTGCCGTGTCGTGGGCGACGAGTTGGCCATCGCCGCGATGACCGGCACCGGCGTGGCCGAGATCGCCCGGCACCGGCTGTCGACTCCGGGCCACCCGCGGATCGCCGACGAACACTACCCGGGACATCCCGGCGGCAACGGGCCACGCCCGCCGCGGCCACGGGCCCGAACCCGGCAGGAGGCGGCGTTCCTGGCCCTCGGCGCGGGTGCCCACGACTGGCTCGTGGAGGCCGCTGCCAGCGGCGCGACCAGGGTGCGGGCCAAGATGGCCCGGGCCGTGGAGTTGGCCGCGATCGTCGGCGCCGACCGGGTCGACCACGCGTTGGGCCTGGCCGCCGCGGCCGGCCGGTTCGCCGAGCACGACCTGGCCGCGATCCTGGACCACCTGTCCTGCGCCGGCGACCCGGCCGACGTAGTGGTCGCCGACGAAGCCCACTCGGCCCAGCCCGGCACCGGCCCCTGGACAGGATTCGGCGCATGA
- the istB gene encoding IS21-like element helper ATPase IstB produces MTTDTTTDLTMDVTTPAPRPRGRRTTTAPAAPALPAELEALLRRMRLPYLRAAAPEVIATAKAQRWDPAEVLRVLLTEEVIGRDAATRRMRRKSANFPAGKTFATWRPDESSIPAATQQALSTLEWIGRAENLAIAGPSGTGKSHFVEALAHTAIDNDLRVAWFTLETLTTAVGRAKADGSVARTVARICRADLIVVDDIGMLPAGQDAAEAFYRVVDAAYERRSVAVTSNIHPSGFDTIMPKTLATATVDRLLHHAHLITTKGDSHRLAQALAGKGVQPLTT; encoded by the coding sequence ATGACCACCGACACCACCACGGACCTCACGATGGACGTGACCACCCCGGCGCCGCGGCCCCGCGGCCGGCGCACCACCACGGCTCCGGCGGCGCCGGCGTTGCCGGCCGAGCTGGAGGCGCTGCTGCGCCGGATGCGACTGCCCTACCTGCGCGCCGCCGCCCCCGAGGTCATCGCCACCGCCAAGGCCCAACGCTGGGACCCCGCCGAAGTCCTCCGCGTGCTGCTCACCGAGGAGGTCATCGGCCGTGACGCCGCGACCCGGCGGATGCGCCGCAAGAGCGCGAACTTCCCCGCCGGCAAGACCTTCGCCACCTGGCGACCGGACGAATCGTCGATCCCGGCGGCCACTCAACAGGCGCTGTCCACCCTGGAATGGATCGGCCGAGCGGAAAACCTCGCCATCGCCGGCCCGTCCGGCACCGGCAAGAGCCACTTCGTCGAAGCCCTCGCCCACACCGCGATCGACAACGACCTGCGGGTGGCCTGGTTCACCCTCGAAACACTGACCACCGCGGTCGGCCGAGCCAAGGCCGACGGGTCCGTGGCCCGCACCGTCGCCCGGATCTGCCGGGCCGACCTGATCGTGGTCGACGACATCGGCATGCTGCCCGCCGGGCAGGACGCCGCCGAGGCGTTCTACCGCGTCGTCGACGCCGCCTACGAACGCCGGTCGGTGGCGGTCACCAGCAACATCCACCCGTCCGGCTTCGACACCATCATGCCGAAGACCCTGGCCACGGCGACCGTGGACCGGCTGCTGCACCATGCCCACCTGATCACCACCAAGGGCGACAGCCACCGCCTGGCCCAGGCCCTCGCCGGCAAGGGGGTGCAGCCCTTGACCACCTAA
- a CDS encoding TIGR02679 family protein encodes MPELTTDPGWRRLLAAARRSLERTGGSLAGTVSLTAPDEAERHVVIGVTGVHRPAGVSRVTIRLSEIDTFLRNAHNIDLPSAVGPFRDRPAERATLAEAREAMLALAAGSRHAGRPWFEEWIGSLRRDGTLTRMTRSGPLFSRVLTALDGLPVSAEPMPVFAERVLGDTKAFAEGPVRGLVLRALAAWHQVKPPTGAEQERALWEMAGLVPDDLASQALVLNVPATGGLLGDWLSSAAKAHVPFRVTLHQMRLAPLSLSVPEIYVCENPAVLRAAAGHATAPLICTEGVPSVAVHTLLASRAAGTVIRWRNDFDWAGIRLTAAALARYPDAVPWRMSGADYLDVDAIGLPLTGAPAASPWDHSLAEAMVATGRSVMEERLIGTLLDDLLRGTPTPPAPTGGSGL; translated from the coding sequence ATGCCTGAGCTCACTACCGATCCGGGCTGGCGGCGGCTGCTGGCCGCCGCCCGGCGCAGCCTGGAGCGCACTGGCGGCAGCCTCGCCGGGACGGTCTCGCTGACCGCGCCGGATGAAGCGGAACGGCACGTCGTCATCGGGGTGACCGGCGTGCATCGACCCGCTGGCGTCAGCCGGGTCACCATCCGCCTGTCCGAGATCGATACCTTCCTGCGGAACGCCCACAACATCGATCTGCCGTCAGCGGTGGGCCCCTTCCGGGACCGCCCCGCCGAGCGCGCCACCCTCGCCGAGGCGCGGGAGGCGATGCTCGCCCTGGCCGCCGGAAGCCGCCACGCCGGCCGGCCCTGGTTCGAGGAGTGGATCGGCAGCCTGCGCCGTGACGGGACACTCACCCGGATGACCCGAAGCGGACCACTGTTCTCTCGAGTGCTGACAGCACTCGACGGGTTGCCGGTCAGCGCCGAACCAATGCCGGTCTTCGCCGAACGGGTCCTCGGCGACACCAAGGCCTTTGCGGAGGGGCCGGTGCGCGGACTGGTGCTCCGGGCGCTGGCCGCCTGGCACCAGGTCAAGCCACCGACCGGAGCGGAACAGGAACGGGCACTCTGGGAGATGGCCGGGTTGGTCCCCGACGACCTCGCCAGCCAGGCCCTGGTTCTCAACGTTCCCGCCACCGGCGGCCTTCTCGGCGACTGGCTGTCCTCCGCCGCGAAGGCTCATGTGCCGTTTCGCGTGACCCTGCACCAGATGCGACTCGCGCCGTTGTCCCTGTCGGTTCCGGAAATCTACGTGTGCGAGAACCCGGCTGTACTGCGAGCCGCGGCGGGACACGCTACGGCCCCGCTGATCTGTACCGAAGGAGTGCCGTCCGTCGCGGTCCACACGCTACTGGCGAGCCGGGCGGCGGGCACTGTGATCCGATGGCGCAACGACTTCGACTGGGCCGGTATCCGGCTGACCGCCGCCGCGCTCGCCCGCTACCCGGACGCCGTGCCGTGGCGAATGTCCGGTGCCGATTACCTCGATGTCGACGCGATCGGTCTGCCGTTGACCGGCGCTCCGGCGGCCAGCCCCTGGGATCACTCCTTGGCGGAGGCGATGGTTGCTACCGGCCGATCGGTAATGGAGGAGCGGCTCATCGGCACACTGCTGGACGACCTCCTTCGGGGCACCCCAACGCCGCCGGCTCCCACCGGCGGGAGCGGACTCTGA